A DNA window from Theobroma cacao cultivar B97-61/B2 chromosome 5, Criollo_cocoa_genome_V2, whole genome shotgun sequence contains the following coding sequences:
- the LOC18599581 gene encoding disease resistance protein RGA2, with the protein MADTFAFNIVEKVIEKLATAAYQEISLAWGVQTDFQRLNDILTTVKDVLLDAEENQAQNNQLRNWLQKLKDACYDAEDVLDEFQIEALRRQVLEQRNIGKKVRSFLSSSNPVTFRFRMAHKIKKATERFGEIAALKANFHLAEIAERHYDTRHLVMGLDRKTHSFVQVADIIGRAEDKEKIIKTLMQDPTDGEDKSVLPIVGIGGLGKTALAKLVYNDERVDGHFKLKMWVCVSDDCDLKQLMIKIIKAAKGFDGNWSNMDLDQLQKVFRDCLDEKKYLLILDGLWNEDPIKCDELKQLLVQGAKGSKIVVTTRSNQVVEIMGTISTHNLQGLPEKESLCLFLQFASKKGEINQYQNLVKIREEIVKKCNGVPLVLKTLGSLLLSKTSEDDWELVRDSEIWKLVQEEKSIFPVLNLSYDHLPPYLKPCFAFLSVFPKDYEFNCMELVHFWMAHDLLHSSNKNEDAEDIAKRYLIDLLSRSFFQDFDQSLSFQSFKMHDLLHDLALSVAKNECLTVNCFKQIIAPGIRHLCLDNLDFLEE; encoded by the coding sequence ATGGCTGACACCTTTGCCTTTAACATTGTAGAAAAAGTAATTGAGAAACTAGCCACTGCTGCTTATCAAGAAATTTCCCTAGCTTGGGGTGTGCAAACTGACTTTCAAAGGCTTAATGACATATTGACCACTGTCAAAGATGTGCTCTTAGATGCTGAAGAAAACCAAGCTCAGAATAATCAGCTGCGGAATTGGTTGCAAAAGCTGAAAGATGCTTGTTACGATGCAGAAGACGTACTAGATGAATTTCAGATCGAAGCATTGCGGAGGCAAGTTTTGGAACAGAGGAACATCGGAAAGAAGGTACGCAGTTTCCTTTCGAGCTCAAACCCAGTTACTTTTCGATTTAGGATGGCCCATAAGATTAAAAAAGCTACTGAGAGGTTTGGTGAGATTGCTGCTCTGAAAGCTAATTTTCATCTTGCTGAAATTGCTGAAAGACATTATGACACTAGGCATCTTGTTATGGGCTTGGACAGGAAGACCCACTCCTTTGTCCAAGTAGCAGATATCATCGGTAGAGCtgaagataaagaaaaaatcataaaaactttAATGCAAGATCCAACTGATGGGGAAGACAAATCTGTCCTTCCTATAGTTGGAATTGGAGGCCTCGGAAAGACTGCCCTTGCAAAATTGGTGTACAATGATGAACGTGTAGATGGgcattttaagttgaaaatgtGGGTATGTGTTTCAGATGATTGtgatttaaaacaattaatgataaaaatcattaaagcTGCAAAGGGCTTCGATGGAAATTGGAGTAATATGGATTTGGACCAATTACAAAAAGTCTTTCGAGATTGTCTAGATGAGAAAAAGTATTTACTTATTTTGGATGGTTTATGGAACGAAGATCCTATcaaatgtgatgaattgaaaCAGTTGTTGGTGCAAGGAGCTAAGGGAAGCAAAATTGTTGTCACCACTCGTAGTAATCAAGTTGTAGAGATCATGGGCACAATCTCAACACACAATTTGCAAGGTCTTCCTGAAAAGGAATCTTTGTGTTTGTTTCTCCAATTTGCGTCCAAGAAAGGGGAAATCAATCAATACCAAAACCTAGTAAAAATTAGGGaagaaatagttaaaaaatgCAATGGAGTGCCTTTGGTTTTGAAGACACTTGGGAGCTTGCTTCTCTCCAAAACTTCAGAAGATGATTGGGAACTTGTGAGAGATAGTGAGATATGGAAATTAGTGCAAGAGGAAAAAAGCATTTTTCCTGTTTTGAACTTAAGTTATGATCACTTGCCTCCATATTTAAAGCCatgttttgcttttctttcaGTCTTTCCAAAGGattatgaatttaattgtATGGAGTTGGTCCATTTTTGGATGGCTCATGATTTGCTTCATTCCTCTAACAAAAATGAAGATGCTGAAGATATTGCTAAGCGTTATTTGATTGATCTATTGTCAAGGTCTTTTTTCCAAGACTTTGATCAAAGTTTGTCTTTCCAATCTTTTAAAATGCATGATCTTCTACATGATCTTGCATTATCAGTGGCAAAGAATGAGTGCTTGACGGTAAATTGTTTCAAGCAAATTATTGCTCCAGGAATTCGACATTTGTGCCTTGACAACCTTGATTTTCTTGAGGAGTAG